One genomic region from Anthonomus grandis grandis chromosome 1, icAntGran1.3, whole genome shotgun sequence encodes:
- the LOC126750706 gene encoding proton-coupled amino acid transporter-like protein CG1139 isoform X3: MTQELKLEPIGQKQDPNRTEKGTIDDYDPHLHREIESPTTNAETLIHLLKGCLGTGILAMPEAFKLSGMINGIISTFLIGALCTYCLHVLVKAQYIMCKKLKVALLTYPDSMKIACEMGPPFLRGFAPYAPGLTNFFLIFYQMGICCVYVVFVGKNLKHVGDEYTSKPYSLIVYILIIFIPFLLIICIKNLKLLAPFSILANIITLITFGVVCYYVVQDLDNFNDRPAVGKIVDYPLYFGTTLFSLQAVGVVIALENNMATPKNFRQPLGVLNIGMVLVTIIYVGMGMMGYWKYGEHIKSSITMNFNIKNILAQVVIISYSIAIYISYGLQGYVPVQIMWSNYIAKRLEDASSTKKTLFEYLLRISCVIITFVLAMTVPLLGLFISLVGSFCLSALGIAFPAIIEMCANWPENSNPRTMLFWKDMLLIVIGIIGLSAGSYSAIYAIAGKLASGDY; encoded by the exons ggATCCTAACAGGACCGAAAAGGGTACCATAGATGACTATGATCCACATTTACATAGGGAAATTGAAAGTCCTACAAC GAATGCAGAGACCTTAATTCATTTGCTAAAAGGATGTCTTGGAACCGGCATTCTAGCTATGCCAGAAGCTTTTAAGCTCTCAGGCATGATAAACGGCATTATATCTACTTTTCTCATTGGAGCTCTATGTACCTACTGTCTTCATGTTTTG GTGAAGGCTCAATACATAATGTGCAAAAAACTCAAAGTAGCCCTTTTAACTTATCCAGATTCGATGAAAATAGCTTGCGAAATGGGTCCACCATTCCTTAGGGGATTTGCTCCATATGCACC TGGATTGACTAACTTCTTCCTAATATTCTATCAAATGGGCATCTGCTGCGTCTACGTGGTGTTTGtgggaaaaaacttaaaacacgTGGGAGATGAGTACACGAGCAAACCATATAGCCTTATAGTCTATATCCTTATAATATTCATACCGTTTCTTctaataatatgtataaaaaatctaaaacttcTCGCACCATTTTCAATATTAGCCAATATTATAACACTTATCACTTTTGGGGTGGTTTGCTACTATGTGGTTCAGGATCTGGATAATTTTAATGATCGGCCTGCTGTGGGTAAAATCGTTGATTATCCACTCTATTTTGGTACAACCCTATTTTCATTGCAAGCTGTTGGAGTC GTAATAGCGTTAGAAAACAACATGGCCACCCCTAAAAACTTTAGACAACCCTTAGGGGTACTAAATATAGGAATGGTCCTTGTTACAATTATCTATGTTGGCATGGGTATGATGGGTTACTGGAAATATGGTGAGCATATAAAATCCTCCATAACTATGAActtcaatatcaaaaatat tttGGCTCAAGTGGTGATAATTTCTTATTCGATAGCCATATATATTTCATATGGTTTACAAGGATACGTACCCGTCCAAATAATGTGGTCAAATTACATTGCGAAAAGACTGGAGGATGCTAGTTCGACAAAGAAAACTCTCTTTGAATATTTGTTGAGGATAAGCTGTGTAATTATTACTT ttGTTTTAGCGATGACAGTACCCCTTCTTGGTCTTTTCATCTCACTAGTAGGCAGCTTCTGCCTCTCAGCTCTAGGTATAGCGTTCCCAGCTATTATAGAAATGTGTGCAAACTGGCCGGAAAATTCTAACCCGAGGACCATGCTTTTCTGGAAAGACATGCTTCTTATTGTAATTGGAATAATTGGCTTATCAGCTGGCAGCTACAGCGCGATCTATGCCATCGCTGGAAAACTAGCTTCCGGGGACTATTAG
- the LOC126750706 gene encoding proton-coupled amino acid transporter-like protein CG1139 isoform X1, whose product MTQELKLEPIGQKQEPTEASELLEKQWDPNRTEKGTIDDYDPHLHREIESPTTNAETLIHLLKGCLGTGILAMPEAFKLSGMINGIISTFLIGALCTYCLHVLVKAQYIMCKKLKVALLTYPDSMKIACEMGPPFLRGFAPYAPGLTNFFLIFYQMGICCVYVVFVGKNLKHVGDEYTSKPYSLIVYILIIFIPFLLIICIKNLKLLAPFSILANIITLITFGVVCYYVVQDLDNFNDRPAVGKIVDYPLYFGTTLFSLQAVGVVIALENNMATPKNFRQPLGVLNIGMVLVTIIYVGMGMMGYWKYGEHIKSSITMNFNIKNILAQVVIISYSIAIYISYGLQGYVPVQIMWSNYIAKRLEDASSTKKTLFEYLLRISCVIITFVLAMTVPLLGLFISLVGSFCLSALGIAFPAIIEMCANWPENSNPRTMLFWKDMLLIVIGIIGLSAGSYSAIYAIAGKLASGDY is encoded by the exons ggATCCTAACAGGACCGAAAAGGGTACCATAGATGACTATGATCCACATTTACATAGGGAAATTGAAAGTCCTACAAC GAATGCAGAGACCTTAATTCATTTGCTAAAAGGATGTCTTGGAACCGGCATTCTAGCTATGCCAGAAGCTTTTAAGCTCTCAGGCATGATAAACGGCATTATATCTACTTTTCTCATTGGAGCTCTATGTACCTACTGTCTTCATGTTTTG GTGAAGGCTCAATACATAATGTGCAAAAAACTCAAAGTAGCCCTTTTAACTTATCCAGATTCGATGAAAATAGCTTGCGAAATGGGTCCACCATTCCTTAGGGGATTTGCTCCATATGCACC TGGATTGACTAACTTCTTCCTAATATTCTATCAAATGGGCATCTGCTGCGTCTACGTGGTGTTTGtgggaaaaaacttaaaacacgTGGGAGATGAGTACACGAGCAAACCATATAGCCTTATAGTCTATATCCTTATAATATTCATACCGTTTCTTctaataatatgtataaaaaatctaaaacttcTCGCACCATTTTCAATATTAGCCAATATTATAACACTTATCACTTTTGGGGTGGTTTGCTACTATGTGGTTCAGGATCTGGATAATTTTAATGATCGGCCTGCTGTGGGTAAAATCGTTGATTATCCACTCTATTTTGGTACAACCCTATTTTCATTGCAAGCTGTTGGAGTC GTAATAGCGTTAGAAAACAACATGGCCACCCCTAAAAACTTTAGACAACCCTTAGGGGTACTAAATATAGGAATGGTCCTTGTTACAATTATCTATGTTGGCATGGGTATGATGGGTTACTGGAAATATGGTGAGCATATAAAATCCTCCATAACTATGAActtcaatatcaaaaatat tttGGCTCAAGTGGTGATAATTTCTTATTCGATAGCCATATATATTTCATATGGTTTACAAGGATACGTACCCGTCCAAATAATGTGGTCAAATTACATTGCGAAAAGACTGGAGGATGCTAGTTCGACAAAGAAAACTCTCTTTGAATATTTGTTGAGGATAAGCTGTGTAATTATTACTT ttGTTTTAGCGATGACAGTACCCCTTCTTGGTCTTTTCATCTCACTAGTAGGCAGCTTCTGCCTCTCAGCTCTAGGTATAGCGTTCCCAGCTATTATAGAAATGTGTGCAAACTGGCCGGAAAATTCTAACCCGAGGACCATGCTTTTCTGGAAAGACATGCTTCTTATTGTAATTGGAATAATTGGCTTATCAGCTGGCAGCTACAGCGCGATCTATGCCATCGCTGGAAAACTAGCTTCCGGGGACTATTAG
- the LOC126750706 gene encoding proton-coupled amino acid transporter-like protein CG1139 isoform X2: MERTIILNHYLIKQQKSWDPNRTEKGTIDDYDPHLHREIESPTTNAETLIHLLKGCLGTGILAMPEAFKLSGMINGIISTFLIGALCTYCLHVLVKAQYIMCKKLKVALLTYPDSMKIACEMGPPFLRGFAPYAPGLTNFFLIFYQMGICCVYVVFVGKNLKHVGDEYTSKPYSLIVYILIIFIPFLLIICIKNLKLLAPFSILANIITLITFGVVCYYVVQDLDNFNDRPAVGKIVDYPLYFGTTLFSLQAVGVVIALENNMATPKNFRQPLGVLNIGMVLVTIIYVGMGMMGYWKYGEHIKSSITMNFNIKNILAQVVIISYSIAIYISYGLQGYVPVQIMWSNYIAKRLEDASSTKKTLFEYLLRISCVIITFVLAMTVPLLGLFISLVGSFCLSALGIAFPAIIEMCANWPENSNPRTMLFWKDMLLIVIGIIGLSAGSYSAIYAIAGKLASGDY, encoded by the exons ggATCCTAACAGGACCGAAAAGGGTACCATAGATGACTATGATCCACATTTACATAGGGAAATTGAAAGTCCTACAAC GAATGCAGAGACCTTAATTCATTTGCTAAAAGGATGTCTTGGAACCGGCATTCTAGCTATGCCAGAAGCTTTTAAGCTCTCAGGCATGATAAACGGCATTATATCTACTTTTCTCATTGGAGCTCTATGTACCTACTGTCTTCATGTTTTG GTGAAGGCTCAATACATAATGTGCAAAAAACTCAAAGTAGCCCTTTTAACTTATCCAGATTCGATGAAAATAGCTTGCGAAATGGGTCCACCATTCCTTAGGGGATTTGCTCCATATGCACC TGGATTGACTAACTTCTTCCTAATATTCTATCAAATGGGCATCTGCTGCGTCTACGTGGTGTTTGtgggaaaaaacttaaaacacgTGGGAGATGAGTACACGAGCAAACCATATAGCCTTATAGTCTATATCCTTATAATATTCATACCGTTTCTTctaataatatgtataaaaaatctaaaacttcTCGCACCATTTTCAATATTAGCCAATATTATAACACTTATCACTTTTGGGGTGGTTTGCTACTATGTGGTTCAGGATCTGGATAATTTTAATGATCGGCCTGCTGTGGGTAAAATCGTTGATTATCCACTCTATTTTGGTACAACCCTATTTTCATTGCAAGCTGTTGGAGTC GTAATAGCGTTAGAAAACAACATGGCCACCCCTAAAAACTTTAGACAACCCTTAGGGGTACTAAATATAGGAATGGTCCTTGTTACAATTATCTATGTTGGCATGGGTATGATGGGTTACTGGAAATATGGTGAGCATATAAAATCCTCCATAACTATGAActtcaatatcaaaaatat tttGGCTCAAGTGGTGATAATTTCTTATTCGATAGCCATATATATTTCATATGGTTTACAAGGATACGTACCCGTCCAAATAATGTGGTCAAATTACATTGCGAAAAGACTGGAGGATGCTAGTTCGACAAAGAAAACTCTCTTTGAATATTTGTTGAGGATAAGCTGTGTAATTATTACTT ttGTTTTAGCGATGACAGTACCCCTTCTTGGTCTTTTCATCTCACTAGTAGGCAGCTTCTGCCTCTCAGCTCTAGGTATAGCGTTCCCAGCTATTATAGAAATGTGTGCAAACTGGCCGGAAAATTCTAACCCGAGGACCATGCTTTTCTGGAAAGACATGCTTCTTATTGTAATTGGAATAATTGGCTTATCAGCTGGCAGCTACAGCGCGATCTATGCCATCGCTGGAAAACTAGCTTCCGGGGACTATTAG